The following proteins are encoded in a genomic region of Methanoculleus bourgensis MS2:
- a CDS encoding sensor histidine kinase — translation MTGKFGVLYCENLAREMAAVVATGEFLEILTEPFRMDCGGRRAGWDRFVIGHSRFQESCEKVCVLGCGCLKWIEPPGPAVVIPDLMREVLLPVPLYDACVREGAFMVIPGMLSRWSEYLAGLGFEGEAAGEFCRESIRKIVLLDTGIDPEASRNLAALGDDLGIPIERIPVGIEPLQRYLALQYLQWRLEQEKKTYRDSIAAANQRSADYAMTIDILGRITELQSEETVAEEMLDLVTVLFAPARIGFASIDGGEAGRIISRPPGYYDAPGRAAEFFAPETRNAILSDRDGLSMEVRHKNQCVGVLVLEGLAVPHRAAEYLSISRSVTEVCGLAIANARTYQKLQEAVMERDREIGERMRAEKALREANRKLNTLSSITRHDILNQLAALLGYLEITQMDLESGRLPADPTLVRYVANELQAARTIQRQVEFTRFYQDIGVKEAEWHDAETLIRQAAEELPLSEVRVDIGVTGLWVYADPLIGKVFYNLMENSVRHGGDISRISFLGSRAEGGLVITYTDDGRGIPAADKERIFRKGFGKNTGLGLFLTREILAITGITINETGVEGEGVRFEIFIPEGEYRLVGSDT, via the coding sequence ATGACAGGAAAATTCGGGGTGCTCTACTGTGAGAATCTGGCCCGGGAGATGGCCGCGGTGGTTGCCACCGGGGAGTTTCTGGAGATTCTCACAGAACCATTCCGCATGGACTGCGGCGGGAGACGGGCTGGGTGGGACCGGTTCGTGATCGGCCACTCCCGGTTCCAGGAGAGCTGCGAGAAGGTATGTGTCCTCGGGTGCGGGTGCCTGAAGTGGATTGAGCCGCCCGGCCCTGCTGTGGTGATCCCGGACCTGATGCGGGAGGTCCTCCTCCCGGTCCCCCTCTATGATGCCTGCGTCCGGGAGGGGGCGTTCATGGTCATCCCGGGCATGCTCTCGCGGTGGAGTGAATATCTCGCGGGCCTCGGGTTTGAGGGGGAAGCAGCAGGGGAGTTCTGCAGGGAGTCGATCAGGAAGATCGTGCTCCTCGATACGGGCATTGACCCGGAGGCCTCCCGGAACCTGGCAGCCCTCGGGGACGACCTCGGGATCCCCATAGAGCGGATTCCTGTCGGCATCGAGCCGCTGCAGCGGTATCTTGCCCTCCAGTATCTCCAGTGGCGCCTGGAACAGGAGAAGAAGACATATCGGGACTCTATCGCCGCAGCAAACCAGAGGTCCGCCGATTACGCGATGACCATCGATATACTGGGCAGGATCACGGAGCTCCAGAGCGAAGAGACGGTGGCTGAAGAGATGCTTGACCTCGTTACAGTCCTGTTTGCTCCGGCAAGGATCGGGTTTGCCTCCATCGACGGGGGAGAGGCAGGCAGGATCATCAGCCGCCCTCCCGGTTACTATGACGCTCCGGGGCGGGCAGCAGAGTTCTTCGCGCCGGAAACACGGAATGCCATCCTGTCTGACAGGGACGGCCTCTCGATGGAAGTCAGGCACAAAAACCAGTGCGTCGGTGTCCTCGTGCTTGAGGGACTCGCCGTGCCGCACCGGGCTGCCGAGTATCTCAGCATCAGCCGGTCCGTGACTGAGGTCTGCGGTCTTGCTATAGCAAACGCCCGGACGTACCAGAAACTCCAGGAAGCCGTGATGGAGCGCGATAGGGAGATCGGGGAGCGGATGCGGGCAGAGAAGGCGCTCCGCGAGGCGAACAGGAAACTTAACACCCTCTCGTCTATCACCCGGCACGATATACTGAACCAGCTGGCGGCGCTGCTTGGGTACCTTGAGATAACACAGATGGACCTGGAATCGGGACGCCTGCCCGCGGACCCTACCCTTGTCCGGTACGTCGCAAACGAGCTGCAAGCCGCGCGAACGATCCAGCGGCAGGTCGAGTTCACCCGTTTCTACCAGGACATCGGCGTGAAAGAAGCGGAGTGGCACGATGCGGAGACCCTGATCCGACAGGCGGCCGAAGAACTTCCGCTCTCGGAGGTCAGGGTGGATATCGGGGTTACGGGGCTCTGGGTCTATGCCGACCCCCTGATCGGGAAGGTCTTCTACAACCTCATGGAGAACTCGGTCCGGCATGGAGGGGATATCTCCCGGATATCGTTTCTTGGATCCCGGGCTGAAGGCGGCCTCGTGATCACCTACACCGACGACGGCCGGGGCATCCCTGCTGCTGATAAGGAGCGGATCTTCCGCAAGGGTTTTGGCAAGAATACGGGGCTCGGGCTCTTTCTCACCCGGGAGATCCTCGCGATCACCGGTATCACCATCAACGAGACCGGTGTGGAAGGAGAAGGTGTCAGGTTTGAGATCTTCATCCCCGAGGGAGAGTACCGGCTTGTGGGATCTGATACCTGA
- a CDS encoding cobalamin B12-binding domain-containing protein, producing MRPEIPDHPGPDTSSLLISDLEEALLAVDRVRAGRIIEATCAASSPVSCIETLIVPVLEEIGEKWEQGQVALSQVYMSGRISEEIVATMLPPGSPERITQPKIAIAVLEDHHTLGKRILLAVLRAGGYEVTDYGAGVTVDGLVERVIQDRIEILLISTLMLPAALRAKEAVTRIKEAMPEARVIVGGAPFRFDADLWKETGADAVGRSASDTLALVRGMAGAVVS from the coding sequence ATGAGACCGGAAATCCCGGATCACCCGGGCCCGGACACATCTTCTCTCCTGATCTCTGATCTGGAAGAGGCGTTGCTGGCTGTCGACCGGGTGCGGGCAGGCAGGATCATCGAAGCGACCTGCGCTGCAAGTTCCCCTGTCTCCTGTATTGAGACCCTGATCGTCCCGGTTCTTGAGGAGATCGGGGAGAAGTGGGAGCAGGGACAGGTCGCCCTCTCGCAGGTCTATATGAGTGGGCGGATCTCTGAGGAGATTGTCGCTACGATGCTCCCTCCGGGCTCCCCTGAGCGGATAACGCAACCGAAGATAGCGATAGCGGTTCTTGAAGACCATCACACCCTGGGGAAGCGGATCCTTCTTGCCGTGCTCCGGGCAGGCGGCTACGAGGTGACCGATTATGGCGCGGGGGTGACGGTCGACGGACTCGTGGAGCGCGTGATTCAGGACCGGATTGAGATCCTGCTCATATCCACGCTTATGCTCCCCGCAGCGCTCAGGGCAAAGGAGGCGGTCACCCGCATCAAAGAAGCGATGCCGGAGGCCCGGGTGATCGTCGGGGGAGCCCCGTTCAGGTTCGATGCAGACCTCTGGAAAGAGACCGGAGCCGATGCCGTCGGCCGCTCGGCATCAGATACCCTCGCACTCGTGCGGGGGATGGCGGGGGCGGTGGTCTCATGA
- a CDS encoding tyrosine-type recombinase/integrase, with protein MNVIEKLKNLDPVNKTYLEKYIRHLKLKQLKQKTIDTKVWRIYTFLSWSKFSDAQEAGPERLEDYFIERRATVSPFTLQGDILELKLFFRWLVPDREKELFRNIRMRRPRKHLPVDQLITREDIVRLVDVCDKPRDRALIMLMWDSGARIGELLSLNIGHVQFDRYGAVVIVNGKTGMRRLRLISSVPDLQTWVNTHPLRADANAPLFVTSRRYGHEPRRMSIRTVENKLKYVARKLGMTKPIHPHAIRHARLTDLTRSNGKKQGLSEMELRLVAGWEKNSAMPEVYVHLSGADVERKLLENAGLVDDASDRMDTALEPRQCPRCKALNAYDAFYCATCSMALVEEAARKVDESTEEAKKSGEYLEYMELVRQLKKDLGLSKIQPSHS; from the coding sequence ATGAATGTGATAGAGAAACTGAAGAACCTCGATCCGGTCAATAAAACGTATCTCGAAAAGTACATTCGCCACCTCAAGCTCAAGCAGCTGAAGCAGAAGACCATCGATACGAAGGTCTGGCGGATCTACACCTTCCTCTCCTGGAGCAAGTTCAGCGACGCACAAGAGGCAGGCCCGGAGCGGCTGGAAGACTACTTCATCGAACGAAGAGCGACCGTCAGCCCCTTCACCCTGCAGGGCGACATCCTCGAACTGAAGCTCTTCTTCCGCTGGCTTGTCCCCGACAGGGAGAAGGAACTCTTCCGTAACATCCGGATGAGGCGTCCGCGCAAGCATCTCCCCGTCGACCAGTTGATCACCCGCGAGGACATCGTCCGGCTCGTCGATGTCTGCGACAAGCCGCGTGACCGCGCGCTGATCATGCTCATGTGGGACTCTGGCGCCCGGATCGGGGAACTCCTGAGCCTCAACATCGGCCACGTCCAGTTCGACCGCTACGGTGCGGTGGTGATCGTGAACGGCAAGACCGGGATGCGGCGCCTCCGGCTGATCAGCTCCGTGCCGGATCTGCAGACCTGGGTCAACACGCACCCGCTCCGTGCGGACGCAAACGCCCCGCTCTTTGTGACCTCCCGGAGGTATGGGCACGAGCCCCGGCGCATGAGTATCCGGACGGTTGAGAACAAGTTGAAGTACGTTGCCCGGAAACTCGGGATGACGAAACCGATTCACCCGCACGCCATCCGCCACGCCCGGCTCACCGATCTGACCCGGAGCAACGGCAAGAAGCAGGGGCTCTCGGAGATGGAGCTCCGGCTCGTCGCCGGCTGGGAGAAGAACAGCGCGATGCCGGAGGTGTATGTTCACCTGTCCGGCGCGGATGTCGAGCGGAAGTTGCTGGAGAACGCCGGGCTCGTCGATGACGCGTCCGACCGGATGGATACCGCGCTCGAGCCCCGGCAGTGCCCGCGGTGCAAGGCCCTGAATGCTTATGACGCCTTCTACTGTGCGACGTGCTCGATGGCGCTCGTCGAAGAGGCGGCGAGAAAGGTGGACGAGTCGACGGAGGAGGCGAAGAAGAGTGGGGAGTATCTGGAGTATATGGAGTTGGTTCGACAGTTGAAGAAGGATTTGGGTTTGTCAAAGATTCAACCCTCTCATAGTTGA
- a CDS encoding tetratricopeptide repeat protein → MDTPEERSQEANKLRKNGRYEDALEIYRELWDSQHHNGYTAAGLLHCLRKLRPISEAMTFADDIAARYPDHNWVNLEVAWTYVGYVEEMADNGASVPVLHACGEKALSRNPPPQAVSHIAFAIMKPAKGSKDWNLLATWTSRVDPSLLSPAGMKLPDGKEGWSYLARWYHYRNLGLIGTGRAQEALPLCREAIEKFPNQYKFFASDLAKAYAGIGEYEKAAETFDELCRNVRPDYYDLFEYGKVVHQLGRPEEALALMARAVKAGQRPEFMVGYFMEMGDIFKQVGRLDAARDHYTLVTALRMRMSWSIPPELQQRLDENAISSIEDSVEELTYRCSRHWSSCETEQSPLTVQHEREKPLAEGVVGRIFLGHPEREYFFINPPDADGYIGFKNELTWAPEDLSQVVFDVVPSFNRKKNEWAAKAVNVRPMDDTAAR, encoded by the coding sequence ATGGATACCCCTGAAGAACGCTCACAGGAAGCAAACAAACTGAGAAAGAACGGAAGGTACGAGGATGCCCTGGAGATCTATCGTGAACTCTGGGACAGCCAGCATCACAATGGATATACTGCTGCAGGCCTGCTGCACTGTCTCAGGAAACTGCGCCCCATCAGCGAGGCGATGACCTTCGCCGACGATATCGCCGCGCGTTACCCCGATCACAACTGGGTAAACCTGGAGGTCGCATGGACATATGTCGGCTATGTCGAAGAGATGGCAGATAACGGGGCATCTGTCCCGGTGCTCCACGCCTGCGGAGAGAAGGCCCTCTCCAGAAACCCACCCCCACAGGCGGTGAGCCATATCGCCTTCGCCATCATGAAACCGGCAAAGGGTTCCAAAGACTGGAATCTGCTGGCAACATGGACGTCCCGGGTCGATCCCTCGCTGCTCAGCCCGGCGGGGATGAAACTCCCCGATGGAAAAGAAGGTTGGAGTTACCTTGCCCGCTGGTATCACTACCGGAACTTGGGGCTCATTGGCACCGGGCGCGCGCAAGAAGCCCTTCCCCTCTGCCGTGAAGCGATCGAGAAGTTCCCCAACCAGTACAAATTCTTTGCATCCGACCTCGCCAAAGCGTATGCAGGCATCGGTGAATACGAAAAGGCGGCAGAAACGTTTGACGAGCTCTGCCGGAACGTCCGGCCGGACTACTACGACCTCTTTGAGTATGGAAAAGTTGTCCACCAGCTCGGCCGCCCGGAAGAGGCGCTGGCACTGATGGCCCGGGCCGTGAAAGCAGGGCAGCGCCCGGAGTTCATGGTCGGCTACTTCATGGAGATGGGTGACATCTTCAAGCAGGTCGGTCGCCTGGACGCGGCCCGGGACCACTATACGCTGGTCACAGCCCTGCGGATGCGGATGTCGTGGTCCATCCCTCCTGAATTGCAGCAGCGCCTCGATGAGAACGCCATCTCTTCAATCGAGGATTCTGTCGAGGAACTCACCTATCGGTGCAGCCGCCACTGGAGCAGCTGCGAAACCGAGCAGAGTCCCCTGACGGTGCAGCATGAGCGGGAAAAGCCGCTTGCAGAGGGGGTAGTTGGCAGGATCTTTCTCGGGCATCCGGAGCGCGAGTACTTCTTCATCAACCCGCCGGACGCTGACGGATACATCGGGTTCAAGAACGAGCTCACCTGGGCACCGGAGGACCTGAGCCAGGTTGTATTCGACGTTGTTCCATCGTTTAACCGGAAGAAGAATGAGTGGGCTGCAAAGGCGGTGAACGTCCGGCCGATGGACGATACTGCAGCGAGATAA
- a CDS encoding uroporphyrinogen decarboxylase family protein — protein MTGEMTPAERTAVTMGFEEPDRVPLFLLFTIYGAKELGLSIRDYFSRPEYVAEGQMRLQKKFGGDCLNPFCYAAVEVEAWGGEVIFSEVGPPNAGRPPIRSPEEIESLEVPLVEESPGLLFGLRTIELLKKEVGDDVPIMGSVVSPFSLPVMQLGFDAYLDLLYGEPDLFWTLMKKNEEFCVEWANAQVEAGATAVGYADPLASPDMIPRDLYRRTGFVVARRTIPRIEAGVATSLASARALPVIDDLAGTGSVGVGVSAFDDLATVKQQCTGRLTVLGNLNAIEMRRWTPAQAEAEVKRAIAAAGPGGGFVLSDNHGEIPWQIPESVLMAIAAAVRKWGNYPLDWVSG, from the coding sequence ATGACCGGCGAGATGACCCCGGCCGAGAGGACGGCCGTGACCATGGGGTTTGAGGAGCCCGACCGTGTCCCGCTCTTTCTGCTCTTCACCATCTACGGGGCAAAGGAACTGGGGCTCTCCATCAGGGACTACTTCTCAAGACCTGAGTACGTCGCCGAGGGGCAGATGCGCCTCCAGAAGAAGTTCGGCGGCGACTGCCTCAACCCGTTCTGCTACGCGGCGGTCGAGGTCGAGGCATGGGGAGGGGAGGTGATCTTCTCAGAGGTCGGGCCGCCCAATGCCGGCCGGCCGCCGATCCGGAGCCCCGAAGAGATTGAATCCCTCGAGGTGCCGCTCGTTGAGGAGAGCCCAGGCCTCCTCTTCGGGCTCAGGACGATCGAGTTGCTGAAGAAGGAGGTCGGCGATGACGTGCCCATCATGGGTTCGGTGGTATCCCCCTTCTCCCTCCCGGTGATGCAGCTGGGTTTTGATGCATACCTCGACCTCCTGTACGGGGAGCCCGACCTCTTCTGGACGCTGATGAAGAAGAACGAGGAGTTCTGTGTTGAGTGGGCAAATGCCCAGGTTGAAGCCGGTGCCACCGCCGTCGGTTACGCCGACCCGCTTGCCTCGCCTGACATGATTCCCCGGGATCTCTACCGCAGGACCGGGTTTGTCGTAGCCCGGCGCACCATTCCCCGGATAGAGGCCGGGGTCGCAACCAGTCTCGCCTCGGCACGGGCTCTCCCCGTCATCGATGACCTGGCCGGGACCGGCAGTGTCGGTGTCGGCGTCAGCGCCTTCGATGACCTTGCCACCGTAAAGCAGCAGTGTACGGGGAGGCTTACCGTGCTTGGGAACCTGAACGCCATCGAGATGCGCCGGTGGACGCCTGCACAGGCAGAGGCTGAGGTTAAGCGCGCGATCGCCGCCGCCGGGCCGGGCGGCGGGTTTGTCCTCTCAGACAACCACGGCGAGATCCCATGGCAGATACCGGAGAGCGTCCTCATGGCGATCGCCGCCGCGGTGAGGAAGTGGGGGAACTACCCACTCGACTGGGTATCAGGATGA
- a CDS encoding ISH3 family transposase, whose protein sequence is MPFAKSKKTTCRKSNDLKPKECCAHAIAALDQHLTIPIQGRLTQTDLFQALVGMAAMQQSIHSITGFLEHVPCETSFRYHLNKLAMDDLEQKSTAILTHLVHHVLKPGNAYQFAIDYTNDPYYGKTSDENESYILRSKRKQSTNEFYSYITLYVTTRDRQVTLAVYPVRQGIAKVGYIARCLDRIAELGLKVEVLCLDREFYTRKVFGFLTQVQVPFIVPVKKQSNRMKALLQGTQSRYAEYRMRGKPSLPLTIAIAVKYAKGRRGKYGAENLGYVVGGIAWHPLRVHRIYRSRFSIEASYRMRNQVKPRTSTRNPVIRYLYAIISFLLKNVWIALLWIHFSPVKQGPRTIEMRAFRFDAFRLIIWEAIRASMGMVKGITVLRQRV, encoded by the coding sequence ATGCCTTTTGCCAAAAGCAAGAAGACGACCTGCAGAAAGAGTAACGACCTCAAGCCGAAAGAATGTTGTGCTCACGCCATTGCGGCGCTGGACCAGCACCTCACCATCCCGATCCAGGGTCGGCTCACCCAGACCGACCTGTTTCAGGCTCTGGTCGGCATGGCCGCGATGCAACAATCGATTCACTCGATCACCGGGTTTTTGGAGCATGTACCCTGTGAGACGTCATTTCGCTATCATCTCAACAAACTGGCTATGGATGATCTGGAGCAGAAGAGCACTGCTATCCTCACCCACCTCGTGCACCACGTCCTGAAACCCGGGAACGCGTATCAGTTTGCGATTGACTACACCAACGATCCGTACTACGGGAAGACTTCCGACGAGAACGAATCATATATCCTCCGAAGCAAACGCAAGCAATCGACGAACGAATTCTACTCCTACATCACCCTCTACGTGACCACCAGAGACCGGCAGGTGACGTTGGCCGTGTATCCGGTGCGGCAGGGGATCGCAAAGGTTGGGTACATCGCCCGGTGCCTCGACCGGATTGCCGAACTCGGGCTCAAGGTCGAGGTCCTCTGCCTGGACCGGGAGTTCTATACCCGGAAGGTCTTCGGGTTTCTGACCCAGGTGCAGGTACCGTTCATCGTTCCCGTCAAGAAGCAGAGCAACCGCATGAAAGCACTGCTCCAGGGGACGCAGTCCCGGTATGCCGAGTACCGGATGAGAGGAAAACCATCACTTCCCCTGACGATTGCCATTGCCGTGAAGTATGCGAAGGGGAGACGAGGAAAATACGGCGCTGAGAATCTGGGCTACGTTGTCGGCGGTATTGCCTGGCATCCGCTCCGGGTGCACCGGATCTACCGATCACGGTTCTCGATCGAGGCATCCTACCGGATGCGCAACCAGGTGAAACCCAGGACGAGCACAAGAAACCCCGTGATTCGGTATCTCTATGCAATCATCTCGTTTCTGCTGAAAAACGTCTGGATCGCTCTCTTATGGATACATTTCTCGCCGGTGAAGCAGGGACCGCGAACGATTGAAATGCGCGCGTTTCGATTCGATGCTTTTCGACTCATAATCTGGGAAGCGATCCGGGCATCGATGGGGATGGTGAAAGGAATTACGGTGTTACGGCAACGGGTTTAG
- a CDS encoding HFX_2341 family transcriptional regulator domain-containing protein: MKTSDPIRPARADGLNERVHLIPLGHEIDRAVKPFNTYRAERAYVIVVPDNADLDEQMLEKQRHYTKRVCEGLLAAGVRPEVAYCNMFDILDVLRVVSSLIVREKRQGNDVLINMSACGRMTSVAVTMAAMVHGVRAYYVHADRYATGDDAALEADHGLSIVETGQVEPLYNFSIMMPDAECQLLLCELYRRGEGMTSEDLFGFFHKQGFEGYDELPPEKRNKSGEYSSGSKNRELLNRTNRKYLYKLEAAGYITRIWSGRRFSVHITDAGRYIACVSGLLEGDAT; encoded by the coding sequence GTGAAAACTTCTGATCCGATCCGGCCTGCCAGGGCCGATGGCCTGAACGAGCGGGTTCACCTGATCCCGCTCGGCCACGAGATCGACCGGGCCGTAAAGCCGTTTAATACATACCGGGCCGAGCGTGCGTACGTCATCGTGGTCCCGGACAACGCCGACCTGGATGAGCAGATGCTGGAGAAGCAGCGCCACTATACGAAGAGGGTCTGTGAGGGGCTGCTGGCGGCAGGTGTCCGCCCTGAGGTCGCCTACTGCAATATGTTTGACATCCTTGATGTGCTCCGGGTCGTCTCCTCCCTGATTGTGAGAGAGAAGCGGCAGGGGAACGATGTCCTCATCAACATGTCGGCCTGCGGCAGGATGACGTCGGTGGCCGTCACCATGGCGGCGATGGTGCATGGGGTTAGGGCGTACTATGTGCATGCGGACCGCTATGCAACGGGTGACGATGCCGCACTCGAGGCGGACCACGGTCTGAGTATCGTGGAGACCGGGCAGGTCGAACCGCTGTATAACTTCTCCATCATGATGCCGGACGCCGAGTGCCAGCTGCTGCTGTGCGAGCTCTACCGGCGGGGGGAGGGGATGACCAGCGAGGACCTCTTCGGCTTTTTCCACAAGCAAGGATTTGAAGGATATGACGAATTGCCGCCCGAAAAGAGAAACAAGTCTGGCGAATACAGCTCGGGCTCGAAGAACCGGGAACTTCTCAACAGGACGAACCGAAAATACCTGTACAAACTGGAGGCTGCAGGCTACATCACGCGCATCTGGAGCGGCAGGCGCTTTTCTGTTCACATCACCGATGCCGGGAGGTACATTGCCTGTGTGAGCGGTCTGCTTGAGGGTGACGCCACATAA
- a CDS encoding DUF4268 domain-containing protein: MVRNHFGRLEEVDLRAGWLDEARDFTPWLAQTENLEILGDALGMELEPVSTEQGVGPYKADILARDPATNTYVLIENQLEKTDHSHLGQIITYSAGLEAKTIVWIARRFTDEHRAALDWLNQISEESLNFFGIEVELWRIGDSSPAPRFNVVSKPNEWTKSIHASRQPSELTDSQGIQLEYWSGFNEYLESVCSKLKPRKPYPQNWIAYGIGKSGFTLAAKIHQREKWIDVEIWVGGQHKNEYFQQIKENFEQVAAEKLNPHIEWIYRPERIDHLIRLVRPMTDPADTSEWHEQFEWIENNLKMFREFFSPIIKSLNVNEGGD, encoded by the coding sequence ATGGTTAGAAATCATTTTGGGAGACTAGAAGAGGTTGATCTCCGCGCTGGTTGGTTAGATGAGGCGCGGGATTTTACGCCCTGGCTTGCCCAGACTGAAAACCTTGAGATCTTGGGTGATGCTCTTGGGATGGAACTGGAACCCGTCAGTACTGAGCAGGGGGTGGGTCCTTACAAAGCTGACATTCTTGCAAGAGATCCGGCCACCAATACATACGTGCTCATTGAAAACCAGCTTGAGAAGACAGATCACTCGCACCTTGGCCAGATAATTACGTATAGTGCTGGACTTGAGGCGAAGACCATCGTCTGGATCGCCAGAAGGTTTACCGATGAGCATCGTGCTGCACTCGATTGGCTCAATCAAATCTCAGAAGAGTCGCTCAATTTTTTTGGCATTGAGGTTGAATTATGGAGAATTGGAGATTCCTCACCCGCACCTCGATTCAATGTCGTATCCAAACCCAATGAATGGACGAAGTCGATTCATGCATCAAGACAACCTTCGGAATTGACGGATTCGCAAGGAATCCAGTTAGAGTATTGGAGTGGCTTTAACGAGTATCTCGAAAGCGTCTGCTCAAAGCTGAAACCCCGGAAACCGTATCCGCAGAATTGGATAGCATATGGGATTGGAAAAAGCGGCTTTACACTGGCCGCAAAAATTCATCAGCGTGAAAAATGGATTGATGTCGAGATTTGGGTTGGAGGTCAGCACAAAAATGAATATTTCCAGCAAATAAAGGAAAACTTTGAGCAGGTTGCGGCAGAGAAACTGAATCCCCATATTGAGTGGATCTATCGGCCAGAGCGGATTGATCACCTCATCCGGTTGGTTCGACCGATGACGGATCCTGCAGACACTTCTGAATGGCACGAACAATTCGAGTGGATAGAAAATAATCTTAAGATGTTTCGTGAGTTCTTCTCCCCGATAATTAAAAGTCTGAACGTAAATGAAGGTGGAGACTAA